Genomic window (Egicoccus halophilus):
GGCACGTCCGCGGACCGTCAGCGCCGCGGACACCACCGAGGTGGGCGGCGCCTGCTGATGCAACTCGACGTCCTCGACACTGAGCAGTTCGGCGGCCAGGACCCGGACCCGCCGCTCGATCGCGGCCGGTGTCACCAGTGTCGGCAGCTCCGCCGCCAGCTGGAAGAGCAGGTCCGTCCGGGTGCGGGCGGCCACCATGTTGCGGTACTGCCAGTACAACAGGTGGAACGCGCTCGCCGTGGCGACGGCGAGGCCGAAGGCGAGCGGACCGATCGTGCCGACCTCGGCGATCGCGGCCCCCACCAGGGCCGACACGGCATAGACGCCGAAGGCGGGGAACAGGAACGGCAACAGACCGTGGTGCGCGGGGGGGCGCTGGCCCCGCAGCCGCAGCAGCACCAGCATCCCGGCGTGGTAGAGCCCGAGGCTGGCGAACGCGAGCACCAGGGCGAGCGGCACCCGGAGCCAGTCCGTGCCGACGAATCGATCGAACGCGGCGAAGAGCGCCACCGTGACGGCGTTCGACACCGCGGTGCCGGACGCGAAGTACAGCCGTCGGCGCAGTCCACGGCGTCGGGCCGCGAGCTCGTAGCCGGCCGTCGGCAGCGTCATGGCCAAAAACGCCTGTGGTGGGGGGAGCAGCAGGACGGCCAGGACGAACACCGTGCCGTCGAGCACGTAGGCGGCACGGTGCCGGCCGAGGCCGAGCACGAGGGGGAACGCCGTCACCACGACCCCGACCACGACCACGCCGAGGACGTACCAGTCCGCGAGGGGGCGCGGATCCCGCCAGGCCACGACCAGGGCGAGACACACGGCGACGCTCGCGACGACCGTGCATGCCGCGAGGAACCGGCGCGCGCGCTGATCCAGTGCTCGTCCTCCTCGCTCGGCGTCCCCGTCGGTCAGCGTCCGGTCACCGGCGCGGACGTCGGTCGTCCGCGGCTGCGGCCGTCGCGACCGGGGTCGTCGCAGGCCGCGCCCGACGCCCGCTCACGCCGAGCGGGGGGTCGGTGCCAGGCGGTCGAGCTCCTCGAGGTCCTCCTCGGTCGGTGTCCAGGCAGCGGCGGCGACGTTCGCGACGACCTGGTCGGCAGCGGTGGCCCCGGCGATGACCGACCCGACGGCGGGCTGGGCGGCGAGCCCACCGACGGCGACGTCCAGCAACCCGATGCCGCGGGCGTCGGCGAAGTCCTGCAGCGCCTCCACCACGTCGAAGCGCTCGTCGTTCAGCCATCGCTGCGCTCGCTGCGAACCGTGCAGCCGGGTGCCCTCGGGGGCCGGCTCGCCGCGGCGGTACTTGCCGGTGAGCAGCCCGCTGGCGAGCGGGAAGTAGGGCAGCAGGCCGATGCCGAGGTGTTCGCAGGCCGGGACGACCTCGGCCTCGACGTCGCGCTCGAGCAGGCTGTAGTGGTTCTGCGCACTGACGAAGCGCTCGAGTCCCGACGACGTGGCGGTCCAGTCGGCATCGACGATCTGCCAGCCGGCGAGGTTCGACGAACCGAGGTAGCGGACCTTGCCCTCGTGGACCAGCTCGGTCATCGCGCCGAGGGTCTCCTCGATCGGCGTCGCCGGATCGGGGGCATGCAACTGGTAGAGATCGATGTGGTCGGTACGCAGCCGACGCAGCGACGACTCGACGGCGCGGCGGACATAGGCGCGCGAGCCCCGGGCCTGCCAGGACGGACCGTTGTGGTCGACCGCCATGCCGAACTTGGTCGCGAGGACCACCTCGTCGCGGCGCCCGGTCAGGATCTTGCCGAGATACTCCTCCGAGTCGCCGTACACGTCGGCGGTGTCGATCAGGGTGATGCCCGCGTCGAGCGCGGCCTCGACCACCGCCCGGGAACCCGGGAGATCCAGGCGGCGTCCGAAGTTGTTGCCACCGAGCCCGACCGCGGACACCACCAGTCCGGAGTCGCCCAACCGCCGGTACTCCACCCGTGCTCCTGTTCCTCGCGTCCCTGGCACCCGTCCGGGGCCCTCGGTGACCCGCGCCCGTCGCAGCGGCACCCGTGCCCCGCGTCAGCCTGCCGTGGCCGAAGGTGCGTCGCGACGCGGCACGGCGGGCCGTGCGCGCGTCCCTCGGCCGGGCCACCTCGACCCTAGCCGTGTCGCGCCCGTTCGCGACCGGAGCGCCCGGCGGCTTGGATGTGGCCGGAGGCCGTACAGCCCGTGCGGCGGGTACGGACCCGATGGTGGTCGAGCGGCGCGAGGAGCGGCACGGTGCGACGGAACCTCATGATCGAAGGCCAGGAGAGCGTGAGCTGGGAGCAGTGGGTGGCGCTCGCCCACGCCGTGGAGGAGGCTGGACTCGAGGGCCTGTTCCGCTCGGACCACTACCAATCGGTGGAGAGCATCACCGAACGCAGCTCGTTGGACGCCTGGGGGACGATCACGGCGCTCGGTGCGGTCACGACCGGCATCCGGCTCGGGACCATGGTCTCGCCGGCGTCGTTCCGCCACCCGTCGGTGTTGGCCAAGGGCGTGGTGACGGCGGACCACGTGTCGGGCGGCCGCGTCGAACTGGGCTTCGGTGCCGGCTGGCACGACCTCGAGCACCGCACCTACGGGTTCCCGTTCCACGACCTCGGCACCCGCTACGACGTCTTCGCCGAGCAGCTCGAGATCGTCCGCCGGCAGTTCGAGGAGGAACGGTTCGACTTCGCCGGCGAGCACTACCGGCTCGAGGGCTGCGAAGCACGTCCGAAGCCGGTGCAGTCGCGGTTGCCGATCATCCTCGGGGGCAAGGCCGGTCCACGTGCGGCGGCACTCGCCGCCCGGTGGGCCGACGAGTACAACACCGTCTACGCGACGCTCGAGGAGGTCCGCGAACGACGCGGCAACATCCTGCGTGCCTGTGACGAGGCCGGACGTGAGCCGCTGCGCTTCTCGTTGATGACCGGCTGCGTCCTGGGGGAGGACGAGGCCGACTTCCGGGACCGGGCCGGCCGGCTGCACGCGCTGGGCGGCAGCGAGCAGCCGCTCGACGACTGGCTCGACGCCCGCCGCGACGTGTGGGTGCTCGGCACGCTCGACCAGGCGGGGCAACGCCTGGCCGAGCTCGACGACGCCGGCGTCGAGCGGGTCTTCCTCCAGCACCTGCTCCACGACGACCTCGAGGGCGTCGCCCTGATGGGCCGGCTCGACTGAGTGGTCCCGCCGGCGCGCGCGTCCCGCCGGCGTGCGCGATGCCGTCGTCCGTCGCGCGCCTGTCGCGCTCCGCGTCGATGGTGACACGGCCGCTGCGCGTCGGGGGACGCCCCGGCGGTCGCGCGGAGAAGTGACGGCAACCGTCAGCCAGGCCGGTCTCCGCGCCAGTTCCTGGCCCGAGCGGACCGCGGTGGGCCCGAGGTGGAAAATCTTGCAGCAATTCTCTACTTGTCATGCAACATCACTGCAAGCTTGAGTGGCGGGCACGGGCCCGGGACGGTCCGTGGACCGGGAGAGAGGGAGAACTGCCGTGCGACGTCTGTCGGCGGGCCTGCTGGCCTGCGCCCTGTTGCTCACCGCCCTACCGGCCGTCGCGGGGGCGCAACCCGTGTCGCCCGACTCGGCGGCGCGGCTCGATTCGCCCGGTGCGGGATCGGCCGAGGCCCAACCCGCCCCCGACTGGGCCCGAACGGCCTCGATCTACCAGGTGTTCGTCGACCGTTTCCGCGACGGCGACCCGGGCAACCCCGACGTCGACCCCTCGCTCGACTTCAGCGAGGCGCTCAAGGACTGGATGGGCGGTGACGTCGACGGGGTCCGCGCGGGCCTCGACCACATCGAGGAACTCGGGTTCGACACCATCTGGCTCGGGCCGATCTACGACAACAAGTACTTCCACGGCTACCACCCGACCGACTTCCTCGCGGTCGACCCGAACTTCGGCGACGTCGAGGCGGTCCGTGCCCTGGTCGACGAGGTGCACGACCGCGGCCTGCGCATCGTCTACGACTTCGTGCCCAACCACACCAGCGACGAGCACCCGTTCTTCGTCGACGCACGCACGCGCTGCCAGGACAGCCCCTACGTCGACTGGTACCGGTTCAACGAGGACTGCTCCGACTACCAGAAGTTCTTCGGCATCGACGAGCTGCCCGAACTCGACCTGCTGACCCCCGACACGCCGGCCTCGCGCCACCTGCTCGACGAGGTGGTGCCGTTCTGGCTCGAGGACCTCGGCTTCGACGGGTTCCGCATCGACCACGCGAAGGGACCCGGTTCGGTCGACTCCGAGGGCACCGACGACAACCAGCGCTTCCTCGCCGCGCTGCGCGACCGGGTCGCCGACATGGAGGGCGACAAGTACCTGTTCGGGGAGATCTGGTCGCCGCGCGACGCGATCGCGAGCTACCAGGACACCCTGCACGGTGCGGTGAACTTCCCACTGCACGACGCGTTCACGTCGACGTTGGCGGGCAACGCCTCGCTCGCCGGCCTCGACGGCGCCGTGCGCGCCGACCTGGCCGCCTACGACGACAGCTTCGTGACGCCGAGCTTCCTCGACAACCACGACGTCCAGCGGTTCGTGTTCCGCGCCGGCAACGACGCGGCGGCACGCGAGCGTCTGCAGCTCGCGATCACGACCCAGTTCACCCTGCCCGGCTCGGTGATCGTCTACCAGGGCACCGAGCTCGGCATGGGCCAGACCGCCAACACCGAGGCCGCCGAGGGCGGCTGGGTGGACCGCTGGTACCGCGAGCCGATGCCGTGGGACGACGCGACCTGGCCCCATGCCGACAGCGACGGCTTCGTGCTGCAGCGCCCCGACGAGGACGTCGCGGCGCTGGTGCAGGATCTCAACGCCCTTCGCGACACCGAGCCCGCGTTGGCCGACGGCGAGTACCGCACCGTCCACGCCGCCGGGGACCTCTACCTGTTCGAACGCGTCTCCGACGCCCAGCGCCTGCTGACCGTGATCAACCGCGGTGGCGCGCGCGCGGTCGACCTCGCCGAGCTGTACGGCGCCGAGGTGCCCGCCGGCGTGGCACTCGCCGGGCTGCTCGAGGGCGGCACGGCCACCAGCAGCGACGGCGGCCTCGAGCTCGCGCTCGACACGCGCGACGCCGAGGTGTTCGAGGTCACCGGTGCGCTGCCGCCGGCCCCCGGTCCCGACGACACCCCGCCGGCCGACGTGCCGGACCTGGTCGTGCTGCCCGGCGAGTTCCAGTCCGAGCTCGGCTGTACCGGCGACTGGCAGCCCGACTGCGAGGCCACGGCACTGACCTATGACACGACCGGCGACGTGTGGCGTGGCAGCTTCGACCTGCCGGCCGGCACCTGGCAGTACAAGGTCGCGCTCGACGGCTCGTGGGAGCGCAACCACGGCGCCGGCGGGGTGCTCGACGGCCCGAACCTGAGCCTGACGCTGGCCGAGCCGACCACGGTCACGTTCCGCTTCAGCCACCGCACCGGCTGGGTCGCGAACTCGGTCCAGCACGTGTTCGCGACCGTCCCGGGCGACGTCCAGAGCGAGGTCGGCTGCCCCGGTGACTGGCAGCCGGACTGCTTCCGCACCTGGCTGCAGGACCTCGACGGCGACGGCACCTACACCTGGACCTCGACGGGGCTGCCGGCCGGCAGCTACGAGTTCAAGGTCGCCCTCGACGGCGGCTGGGACGTCAACTACGGCGAGGGCGGCATCCGCGGCGGCGACAACCTGCGGGCCGAGCTGACCGAGGGGCAGCGGCTGCGTGTGCACTTCACGCCGCCGACCGACGGTGGGGACGCCGACCTGCGCTTCGAGGTGCTCGCCGGCGACGACCCGGTCGAGCCGCCGCCGGGCGTGGAGCGCGACCACGCGGTCGTGCACTACCAGCGCGCCGCAGGTGACGAGGACCAGTGGGGCGTGCACCCCTGGGGTGACCTCGACCCGTCCGAGCAGCGCGAGTGGCCCGACCACAAGCCCTTCACGGGTGAGACCGAGTACGGCCGCTTCACCTGGCTCGAGCTCGCGCCGGGTGCCGAGGAGGTCGGTCTGGTCGTCGGACGCATCGGCACCGACACCAAGGACCCGGACGCCGACCTCGTCTTCGACCCGCGCCGCACCCCCGAGGTGTGGGTGAAGCAGGGCGATCCGACGCTGTACACCTCCCAGGCGGCGGCGCAGGGCCACGTCACCATCCGCTACGAACTCGCCGACGGGGACGCGGGCAGCGGTCTCGGGCTGCACCTGTGGGGCGACGCGCTCGCCGACGGTGCGGGCACCGACTGGGACGCGCCACGCCCACCCGACGGACGCGACGGCTACGGCGTCTGGTGGGAGGTCCCCGTCGACGACGTCGACGCCCAACTGGGCTTCATCCTCCGTCGCGGCGCCGACAAGGAGCTCGAGCCCGACCTGTTCCTGACGCCGGCGGACACGCCGAGCGCCTGGCTGCGTGCCGGCGACCCGACCGTGCACGCGTCACGCGCCGCGGCGCTGAACCTCGCCGTGCTGCACTACCACCGGCCCGACGGGGACTACGGCGACGCGACCAGCGACGACTACACCGACTTCTGGGGCCTGCACACCTGGAACGGTGCGCCCGACCCCGGGTGGACCACGCCACGTCGTCCGGCCGGCGCGGACGGCTTCGGCCCGGTGTTCGAGGTGCCGCTCGACGCCGGCGCCGAATCGCTCAACTACCTCCTGCACCGGGGCGACACCAAGGACCTTCCGCAGGACCAGACCCTGGACCTGCAACGCTACGGCCACGAGGTGTGGATCCTGTCGGGTGTCGAGGAGTACCTGTTGCCCGTGGTGAGGAACGGACCGGCCGGCGGCAGCACCGACCTGCGGCAGGCCCGGGCCTCCTTCGTCACGAGTGGCCTGATCGCCTGGCCCTTCGACACCCCGGCCGGGGCGACCTACCGGCTGCACCACGCGGCCGAGGGCGGCCTGGCCGTCGTCGACGGCGGGGTGAGCGGCGGCGACGCGGTGGAGCTCGAGGTCCTCGACGGTGGGCTGCCGGACGCGGTCACACAGCGCGACGGGTTCCGCCACCTCGCCGGACGCGCCGCGCTGTCGGTCCCCGAGGAGGTCGACCTCGACGCGTGGCTCACCGGGCAGCTCGCCGTGTCGGCGACCACCGCGGACGGCACGCTGTTCGCGGCCACCTCGCTGCAGCTGCCGGGGGTGCTCGACGAGCGCTACGCCACCGACGCCGACCTCGGGCTGACCTGGCAGGACCGGCGGCCGAGCCTCCACCTGTGGGCACCGACCGCCAAGCGCGTCGCCGTGCACGTGTTCGACACCTCGACCGCGACCGAGCCGCGACAGGTCGTCGAGGCGACCCGCGACGGCGGCGTGTGGTCGGTGGCCGGCTCGCCGACCTGGAACCGCAGGTACTACCTCTACGAGGTCGAGGTCTACGTGCCCGAGACCGGCCGGGTCGAGACCAACCTCGTCACCGACCCGTACTCGGTGTCGCTGGCGATGGACTCGACGCGCTCACAGTTCGTCCGGCTCTCGGACGCCGACCTCCGACCGCGCGGCTGGGACGCGCTGACCAAGCCCGCGTTCGCCGGTCAGCACGAGCTGAGCGTCTACGAACTGCACGTCCGTGACTTCTCGATCTCCGACCGCACCGTCCCGGCACCGCACCGGGGCACCTACCGGGCCTTCACCTCCCCCGACACCGACGGGATGCGCCACCTCGCCGCCCTGGCCGGGGCCGGGCTGTCCCACCTGCACCTGCTGCCGACCTTCGACCTCGCCACCATCCCCGAGGACCCGGCCGACCGCGTCGAGCCGGACATCGCCTTCGACGGCGACCCGGCCTCGGAGGGACCGCAGGCCGCGGTCGCCGCGGTGCGGGACCGGGACGGGTTCAACTGGGGTTACGACCCGTTCCACTACACCACGCCCGAGGGGAGCTACAGCACCGACCCCGACGGTCCCCGGCGGATCCGCGAGTACCGCGAGATGGTCGCGGCGATCAACCGCACCGGGCTGCGCGTCGTCAACGACGTGGTCTACAACCACACGCACGCGGCGGGGCAGGACTCCCGCGGCGTCCTCGACAAGATCGTGCCCGGCTACTACCACCGCCTGTCCGACACCGGCGTCATCGAGACCTCCACGTGCTGCCCCAACACGGCGACCGAGCACGCCATGATGGAGAAGCTGATGATCGACTCGGTGCTCACCTGGGCCACCGAGTATCAGGTCGACGGGTTCCGCTTCGATCTGATGGGTCACCACCCGAAGGCGCAGATGCTGCGTCTGCGGGAGGCGCTGGACGGGCTGACGATCGCCGAGCACGGCGTCGACGGGGCGAAGATCGTGCTCTACGGCGAGGGTTGGAACTTCGGCGAGGTCGAGAACGACGCCCGCTTCGTACAGGCCACGCAGCACAACCTCGCCGGGACCGGCATCGGCACCTTCAACGACCGGTTGCGTGACGGGGCCCGGGGCGGCAGCCCGTTCGGCGGGCTGCGCGAACAGGGGTTCGTCACCGGCCTGGCCGTCGACCCCAACGCGACCGACCAGGGCACGGCCGCCCAGCAGGCGACCCGGGCCCGGCAGCTCGCCGACCTGGTGCGCATCGGGCTGGCCGGCAACCTGGCCGACTACCGGTTCGAGGCGGCCGACGGCACGGTGAAGGCCGGGCGGGAGCTCGACTACGGCGGCTCGCCCGCCGGCTACGCCGAGGTGCCGACCGACAACGTCGTCTACGTCTCCAAGCACGACAACGAGACGCTGTTCGACGCCATCCAGTACAAGCTGCCGACCGACGCGCCGATGGCGGAGCGGGTGCGGGCGCAGAACCTCGGCCTGTCGGTCGTGGCGCTCGCCCAGGGCACGCCGTTCTTCCACGCCGGCAGCGACCTGCTGCGCAGCAAGTCGCTGGACCGCGACAGCTACGACTCCGGGGACTGGTTCAACCGGCTCGACTTCAGCCGGCAGACCAACAACTGGGGGGTCGGGCTGCCGCCCGCCGAGAAGAACCGCGACAACTGGGACGTGATGCGGCCGCTGCTGCGTGGGCTGCCGGCACCGGCGCCCGCCGACATCGACCGCAACGCCGAGCACTTCCGGGAGCTGCTCGCGATACGGGACTCCTCGGCGCTGTTCCGCCTGCGCACCGCCGAGCAGGTGCAGGAACAGTTGCGCTTCCACGACACCGGTGACGACGCCACCCTCGGCGTCATCGCGATGTCGCTGACGGGCGGCGAGGACGCCTACGCCGACCTGGTCGTGGTCTTCAACGCCTCGGCCGACCCGTACGTGCTCGACGACGCCGAGGTGGCGGACGGCGACTGGCGCCTGCACCCGGTGCAGGCGGCGTCGACCGATCCGGTCGTGCGCTCGTCCGCCTACGACGCGGCCACGCGCACCTTCTCGGTGCCGGCGCGGACCACGGCGGTGTTCGTCGTCGGTGACCAGGACCCGGGGACCGACCCCGAGCCGTGTCCGGACCGTCCGGGCAACGGCCAGGGCAAGGGCTGCCCGCCGCCGCACGCCGGCCAGCCGGGCCGCCCGCCCCACGCGGGGCAGCCCGGGCCACCACCGCACGCCGGTGGCCCGAAGAAGGGGCGCTGACGCCGGCGCGGGCGCGAGCTCCACGCAGGCTCCGGGGCGAGGTGGCCAGGACGGCCACCTTGCCCCGCTCGCGTGTGGCGGCTAATCAGCACGCCAGACCGACGGAGACCACGTGGACGTTCCCCCTGCGCCCGGAGCACGACGCGACATGAACCGACCCGACAGCATCGGCGTCCTCACCAGCGGAGGCGACGCGCCCGGCATGAACGCCGCCGTGCGCGCCGTGGTGCGCACCGCGCTGGCCGAAGGCGTGGACGTCTACGCGATCTACGAGGGCTTCCGCGGGATGGTCGAGGGCGGGGACGCCATCCGGCCGATGGGATCGCACGACGTCGGCGGGATCCTGCACCGCGGCGGCACCGTGATCGGCACCGCGCGCTCGGACCGCTTCCGCACCCGCGACGGCCGGCGGCAGGCCGCCGCCAACCTGCTGGCGCACGGGATCGACGCGCTGGTGGTCATCGGCGGCGACGGCAGCCTCACCGGCGCCAACCTGTTCCGTTCCGAGTGGCCCGAGCTGCTCGAGGAGCTCGTGGAAGCTGGTGAGCTCGACGCGGACGTCGCCGCCGCGCACCCGCACCTGCGGCTGACCGGCATGGTCGGCTCGATCGACAACGACATGTTCGGCACCGACATGACCATCGGTGCCGACACGGCCCTGCACCGCATCACCGAGGCGATCGACGCGATCCACGCGACCGCGGCGAGCCACCAGCGCTCGTTCGTCGTCGAGGTGATGGGGCGCAACTGTGGCTACCTCGCCCTGATGTCGGCGCTCGCGACCGGCGCGAACTGGGCGTTCATCCCGGAGAACCCGCCGCAGATCGACGACTGGGAGGCCTCGCTGCAGTCGATGGTGCGCGCCGGCCGCCGCATCGGCCGCCGGTCCAACCTCGTGGTCGTCGCCGAGGGCGCCCGCGACCTCCACGGTGAGCCGATCACCGCCGACCGGGTGCAGAAGATCCTCGAGGAAGGCCTGGGGGAGGACACCCGGGTCACGATCCTCGGGCACGTCCAGCGCGGCGGGGCGACCTCCGCGTTCGACCGCAACCTGTCGACGCAGTGCGGCTACCACGCGGTGCAGGAGCTGCTGCGGCTCGGGCCGGACGAGGAACCGAAGCTCATCGGCATCCGGCGCAACCGGATCACCTCGTCGCCGCTGATGGAGGCGGTGGAGCGCACGCACGCGGTCGCCGACCACCTCCAGCGGCAGGAGTACGACGAGGCCATGCTGCTGCGCGGCGGCAGCTTCGCCGAGTCGTTCGAGACCCTGCGGACCCTCGTGCGTGCGCAACCGAGCCCGCCCATCGACAGCGAGCCCTCGTTGCGACTCGCGGTGCTGCATGCCGGCGGCCCGGCGCCGGGGATGAACACCGCTGCCCGTGCCGCCGTGCGGGTGGGGCTCGACCGCGGGCACACCATGCTGGGCGTGCAGCGGGGCTTCAAGGGGCTGCGCGACGGGGACGTGGCGCAACTCGACTGGATGAGCGTCAGTGGCTGGGTCTCGCGGGGAGGAGCGGAGCTCGGGACCAGCCGCCTGGTGCTCGGGGCCGACGAACTGGCGGCGATCGCCCGCACGGTCGAGGAGCAGCGCATCGACGGGCTGCTGATGATCGGGGGCCTGTCCGGCTACGAGGCGGCGCACGCGCTGCTCACCGCCCGCGACGAGCACCCGGCCCTCGACCTGCCGATCGTGTGCCTGCCGGCGACCATCAACAACGACGTCCCGGGCACCGAGTTGTCCATCGGCGTCGACACGGCGCTCAACTCGATCGTCAGTGACGTCGACAAGATCAAGCAGTCGGCCGTCGCCTCCCGGCGCTGCTTCGTGGTGGAGGTGATGGGCAAGTCGTCGGGCTATCTGGCGCTGACCAGCGGCATGGCCACCGGTGCCGAGCGCATCTACACCCCCGAGGAGGGCATCACCCTCGACGCGCTGCAGGACCACGTTCGCGGGCTGACCGAGAGCTTCCGCAACGGGCAGAGCCTGGGGCTGGTGATCCGGGCCGAGGAAGCGGACGAGGTCTACACCACGCCGTTTTTGTGGGCACTGTTCGAGAAGGAGGGCGGCAACCTCTTCGACGTCCGTCAGGCGATCCTCGGCCACGTCCAGACCGGTGGCAACCCGTCGCCCTTCGATCGCATCCAGGCCACGCGGCTGGCGGTCCGTGGCGTCGACTACCTCGTCGAGGCCGCGGTCGACCGTGGCCTGGCGAGCGCCGTCGGCGGGCTCGTGGCCGGGAAGGTGGCGTTCACCCCGCTCCAGGAGGTGCCGGCGCTGCTGCGCGAACGCGAGGAGCGGCCGACGGACGTGCCGTGGTTCTCGCTGCGGCCGATCGCGGACGTGATGGCACGGCCGGCACCACCGCCGACGGCATGAGTCGCCCGGCCGGTCATTCCTCGGCCTCCACGGTGGTGACGGGGACGTCGACGACACGGGCGATGCGACTGGGCAGGTCCAGGCGCAGCCAGCGCGACAGGCCGGGCGGCAGGGTCGAGACCAGGACCTCGTCGACCCGCACGTGTTGCAGGGCCTGACGGACCGCTTCGGCGCCGTCGGGATCGCCGAGTTCGCCCTCGGCGCGGCCACCGGCGTCCCGCAACCGCTCGAGCATGCGCTGCAAGCGCAGTTCGCACCGACGTCGCGCCTCGGCACGGGCGTCGTTGACGTCCTCCATCGGCACCGCCGGCAACGCGAAGAACGGGTCCGGCGGGGACCACACCGCCACCTCGTAGCCGAGTTCGGTCAACGGGACGACGACGTGGAAGTCCCGGACCCCGGCGTCGATCCGTTCCCGCACGGCCGCGTCGAGCTTCGCCCCGCCCAGGGTCTGGTTGGCCACGATCAGGCAGCGTCCCACGGTGGTTCCTCCTCGTCCCGGACCACAGCCTGCCCGGTCGGCGCCCGGCGGCCAAGCTCCACCGACCGCAGGACCTTGGCCCGACGGCCGGGTCGGCCGGCGCACGGGCGACGCCGGCCTGCCAGGGTGCCCCACGGCGCCCGCGTGGGGTGCCCGACGACGGGGGTAGTCATGCGCTCCACACGACGTACGGTCGCCGGACTGCTGCTGGCACCGGCGCTGGTCCTGGCGGCGTGCGAGGACGGTGAGTCCCCGACGGCGGACCAGACCGACGGGGTCGAGGGCACCGCGGACGTCGGCGACGTCGAGGGCGAGGAACTCTCGCCCGGTGAGGACACGGGCCCGGCGACCACGACCGACGACCAGCGGGTCAGCGGTGAGTTCGTCGACGTGGACGGTCAGACCGTCGGCACGGTGTCGATGTCCGAGACCAGCGACGGCGTGCTCGTCGAGGCACAGGTCGACGGGCTCGACGAGTC
Coding sequences:
- a CDS encoding aldo/keto reductase — its product is MEYRRLGDSGLVVSAVGLGGNNFGRRLDLPGSRAVVEAALDAGITLIDTADVYGDSEEYLGKILTGRRDEVVLATKFGMAVDHNGPSWQARGSRAYVRRAVESSLRRLRTDHIDLYQLHAPDPATPIEETLGAMTELVHEGKVRYLGSSNLAGWQIVDADWTATSSGLERFVSAQNHYSLLERDVEAEVVPACEHLGIGLLPYFPLASGLLTGKYRRGEPAPEGTRLHGSQRAQRWLNDERFDVVEALQDFADARGIGLLDVAVGGLAAQPAVGSVIAGATAADQVVANVAAAAWTPTEEDLEELDRLAPTPRSA
- a CDS encoding LLM class flavin-dependent oxidoreductase; protein product: MRRNLMIEGQESVSWEQWVALAHAVEEAGLEGLFRSDHYQSVESITERSSLDAWGTITALGAVTTGIRLGTMVSPASFRHPSVLAKGVVTADHVSGGRVELGFGAGWHDLEHRTYGFPFHDLGTRYDVFAEQLEIVRRQFEEERFDFAGEHYRLEGCEARPKPVQSRLPIILGGKAGPRAAALAARWADEYNTVYATLEEVRERRGNILRACDEAGREPLRFSLMTGCVLGEDEADFRDRAGRLHALGGSEQPLDDWLDARRDVWVLGTLDQAGQRLAELDDAGVERVFLQHLLHDDLEGVALMGRLD
- a CDS encoding GGDEF domain-containing protein — its product is MCLALVVAWRDPRPLADWYVLGVVVVGVVVTAFPLVLGLGRHRAAYVLDGTVFVLAVLLLPPPQAFLAMTLPTAGYELAARRRGLRRRLYFASGTAVSNAVTVALFAAFDRFVGTDWLRVPLALVLAFASLGLYHAGMLVLLRLRGQRPPAHHGLLPFLFPAFGVYAVSALVGAAIAEVGTIGPLAFGLAVATASAFHLLYWQYRNMVAARTRTDLLFQLAAELPTLVTPAAIERRVRVLAAELLSVEDVELHQQAPPTSVVSAALTVRGRARWLVPTSTISNLRRELDADRRALQTVARVAENALERLEFESELRAESRRDPLTGVLNRTAFDDQLQAAIARARRDGRGFAIAYGDLDGFKPINDAHGHQVGDEVLRVVARRLSEETREGDAVARIGGDEFVLLLHAAERESDVLAAIDHAGAAVEQPIEVGALTLQVGISLGWARWPSDGDASHELIRAADARMYEVKRRR